One segment of Prosthecodimorpha staleyi DNA contains the following:
- the cysQ gene encoding 3'(2'),5'-bisphosphate nucleotidase CysQ: MARATNNDRGPSTMQIDRDLLDGLARAALAGGREVLAVYATDFAVDAKGDASPVTEADRRAEAVILEELARLLPGVPVVAEEAASEGKLPADLGRVFVLVDPLDGTKEFVSRNGEFTVNIGIIEDGVPVAGAVLVPAQGRLYVGGRGIGAFMAPVEDGVAGAWAPIRVRAAGADGLAVMASRSHAGPETEALLARLAVASRISAGSSLKFCRIAEGAADFYPRLGRTMEWDTAASDAVLRAAGGSVVTLDGQPLAYGKRLQAHDADFANPWFLACGRIDLPAVVAAAAAPASTGG, translated from the coding sequence ATGGCTCGCGCCACGAACAACGACCGGGGACCGAGCACCATGCAGATCGACCGCGACCTCCTGGACGGACTGGCCCGCGCCGCGCTTGCCGGCGGGCGCGAGGTGCTTGCCGTCTATGCGACCGATTTCGCGGTCGACGCCAAGGGGGACGCCAGCCCGGTCACCGAAGCCGACCGCCGCGCCGAGGCGGTGATCCTGGAGGAACTGGCGCGGCTCCTGCCCGGCGTGCCGGTGGTCGCCGAGGAGGCGGCCTCCGAAGGCAAGCTGCCGGCCGATCTCGGCCGCGTCTTCGTGCTGGTCGATCCGCTCGACGGCACCAAGGAATTCGTCTCCCGCAACGGCGAGTTCACGGTCAATATCGGCATCATCGAGGACGGCGTGCCGGTCGCCGGCGCGGTGCTGGTGCCGGCCCAGGGTCGGCTCTATGTCGGCGGTCGTGGCATCGGCGCCTTCATGGCCCCGGTCGAGGACGGCGTCGCCGGCGCCTGGGCGCCGATCCGGGTGCGCGCGGCCGGTGCCGACGGGCTTGCCGTCATGGCCAGCCGCTCCCATGCCGGGCCGGAGACCGAGGCCCTGCTGGCGCGCCTTGCCGTGGCGAGCCGCATCTCGGCCGGCTCGTCGCTGAAATTCTGCCGCATCGCCGAGGGTGCGGCGGATTTCTATCCCCGGCTCGGCCGCACGATGGAATGGGATACGGCGGCCAGCGACGCGGTGCTGCGTGCGGCCGGCGGCTCGGTCGTGACGCTGGACGGCCAGCCGCTCGCCTATGGCAAGCGGCTCCAGGCCCATGACGCCGATTTCGCCAATCCGTGGTTCCTGGCCTGCGGGAGGATCGATCTTCCCGCCGTTGTCGCGGCGGCCGCGGCACCGGCGTCGACGGGCGGATGA
- the cysD gene encoding sulfate adenylyltransferase subunit CysD translates to MRWLPRGTAPDGASAAAADLPARSADQRTFALSIDRTTHLRRLEAESIRIIREVAAEFRNPVMLYSIGKDSSVMLHLAMKAFYPSKPPFPLMHIDTTWKFRDMILFRDETARRLGMDLIVHTNTDGIAEGVTPFSHGSSYYTHVMKTEALKAALTKYGFDAAFGGARRDEEKSRAKERVFSFRTATHTWDPKNQRPELWQLYNGRVAKGESIRAFPLSNWTELDIWQYIMAENIPIVPLYYAAERPTVERDGQILMLDDDRFPVAPGETVETRLIRFRTLGCYPLTSAFESEATTLPEIVREMLIARTSERSGRLIDHDDAASMEKKKREGYF, encoded by the coding sequence ATGCGGTGGCTTCCACGGGGGACCGCGCCGGACGGCGCGTCAGCGGCTGCAGCCGATCTCCCCGCACGCTCTGCCGACCAGAGGACTTTCGCCTTGTCCATCGACCGCACCACGCATCTGAGGCGCCTCGAAGCGGAATCGATCCGCATCATCCGCGAGGTCGCCGCCGAGTTCCGCAATCCGGTCATGCTCTATTCGATCGGCAAGGACTCGTCCGTGATGCTGCATCTGGCGATGAAGGCCTTCTATCCTTCGAAGCCGCCCTTTCCGCTGATGCATATCGACACGACCTGGAAGTTCCGGGACATGATCCTGTTCCGGGACGAGACCGCCCGGCGGCTCGGCATGGACTTGATCGTGCACACCAATACGGACGGCATCGCCGAGGGCGTGACGCCGTTCAGCCACGGCTCGTCCTACTACACCCATGTGATGAAGACCGAGGCGCTCAAGGCGGCTCTGACCAAGTACGGCTTCGATGCAGCCTTCGGCGGCGCGCGCCGCGACGAGGAGAAGAGCCGCGCCAAGGAGCGCGTCTTCTCGTTCCGCACCGCGACCCATACCTGGGACCCGAAGAACCAGCGCCCGGAACTCTGGCAGCTCTATAACGGCCGCGTCGCCAAGGGCGAATCGATCCGCGCCTTCCCGCTGTCGAACTGGACCGAGCTCGACATCTGGCAATACATCATGGCCGAGAACATCCCGATCGTGCCGCTCTACTACGCGGCCGAGCGGCCGACCGTGGAGCGCGACGGCCAGATCCTGATGCTCGACGACGACCGCTTCCCGGTCGCGCCCGGCGAGACGGTCGAGACCCGTCTGATCCGGTTCCGAACGCTCGGCTGCTATCCGCTGACCAGCGCCTTCGAATCCGAAGCCACCACCTTGCCGGAAATCGTCCGCGAGATGCTGATCGCCCGCACCTCGGAGCGGTCCGGCCGTCTGATCGACCACGACGACGCGGCCTCGATGGAAAAGAAGAAGCGCGAGGGGTATTTCTGA
- the cysN gene encoding sulfate adenylyltransferase subunit CysN has product MNTSASPAAMAAPSVASPVESPEAFAEYLAAQEKKSLLRFLTCGSVDDGKSTLIGRLLYDTKLVFEDHLLALEKDSRKHGTTGEEIDLALLLDGLEAEREQGITIDVAYRFFTTERRKFIVADTPGHEQYTRNMATGASTSDVAVLLVDARHGIVTQTRRHSFIVSLLGIRHVIVAVNKIDLVGYDEKIFTQIRQAYQAFAGGFGFKTLTAIPISARYGDNVTARSERMPWYKGPTLLEHLETVDVEEDRASRPFRMAVQWVNRPNLDFRGFSGTIASGRVAPGDTLVVAKSGKASKVKRIVTYDGDLDQAAAGDAVTITLEDEIDISRGDLLAAANDRPEVADQFAAHLIWMHDEPLFPGRSYLLKCGAKTVTASVTDLKHKIDVNTFEHLAAKELRLNEVTFCNLSLSEPIAFDSYESNRETGAFILIDRFTNATVGAGMISYGLRRATNVHWQAIDVSKESHAALKAQKPAVLWFTGLSGSGKSTIANIVEKKLHAMGRHTFILDGDNVRHGLNRDLGFTEADRVENIRRVGEVAKLFVDAGLIVLVSFISPFRAERRMARDLVGPGEFIEVYVDTPIEDCEARDVKGLYAKARAGKLKNFTGIDSPYEAPDNPEIRLDTTAGTAEEMADRLIESLRERGLIA; this is encoded by the coding sequence ATGAACACGTCCGCGTCCCCCGCCGCCATGGCCGCGCCCTCGGTCGCCTCGCCGGTCGAGAGCCCGGAGGCCTTCGCCGAATATCTCGCCGCCCAGGAAAAGAAGAGCCTGCTGCGCTTCCTCACCTGCGGCTCGGTCGACGACGGCAAGTCGACCCTGATCGGCCGCCTGCTCTACGACACCAAGCTGGTCTTCGAGGACCATCTCCTGGCGCTCGAGAAGGACAGCCGCAAGCACGGCACGACCGGCGAGGAGATCGATCTCGCGCTGCTGCTCGACGGCCTGGAGGCCGAGCGCGAGCAGGGCATCACGATCGACGTCGCCTATCGCTTCTTCACCACCGAGCGGCGCAAGTTCATCGTCGCCGACACGCCCGGCCACGAGCAGTATACCCGCAACATGGCGACCGGGGCCTCGACCTCGGATGTGGCCGTGCTGCTGGTCGACGCCCGCCACGGCATCGTCACGCAGACCCGGCGGCATTCCTTCATCGTGTCGCTGCTCGGCATCCGCCATGTCATCGTGGCGGTCAACAAGATCGACCTGGTCGGCTACGACGAGAAGATCTTCACCCAGATCCGGCAGGCCTACCAGGCCTTCGCCGGCGGCTTCGGCTTCAAGACGCTGACCGCGATCCCGATCTCGGCCCGCTACGGCGACAACGTCACGGCCCGCTCCGAGCGCATGCCCTGGTACAAGGGGCCGACGCTGCTGGAGCATCTGGAGACGGTCGATGTCGAGGAGGACCGCGCCAGCCGGCCGTTCCGCATGGCCGTGCAATGGGTCAACCGCCCGAATCTCGACTTCCGCGGCTTCTCCGGCACCATCGCGTCGGGCCGCGTCGCGCCCGGCGACACGCTCGTGGTCGCCAAGTCGGGCAAGGCCAGCAAGGTCAAGCGCATCGTCACCTATGACGGCGACCTGGACCAGGCTGCGGCCGGCGATGCCGTCACCATCACGCTTGAGGACGAGATCGACATCAGCCGCGGCGACCTGCTCGCCGCCGCCAACGATCGTCCGGAGGTGGCCGACCAGTTCGCCGCGCATCTGATCTGGATGCATGACGAACCGCTGTTCCCCGGCCGGTCCTATCTCCTGAAATGCGGCGCCAAGACCGTCACCGCCTCGGTCACCGATCTGAAGCACAAGATCGACGTGAACACCTTCGAGCATCTCGCCGCGAAGGAATTGCGGCTGAACGAGGTGACCTTCTGCAATCTGTCGCTGTCCGAGCCGATCGCCTTCGACAGCTACGAATCCAACCGCGAGACCGGCGCCTTCATCCTGATCGACCGCTTCACCAATGCGACGGTCGGGGCGGGCATGATCTCCTACGGCCTGCGCCGCGCCACCAATGTCCATTGGCAGGCGATCGACGTGTCCAAGGAGAGCCATGCGGCGCTGAAGGCGCAGAAGCCCGCCGTGCTGTGGTTCACCGGCCTGTCCGGCTCGGGCAAGTCGACCATCGCCAACATCGTCGAGAAGAAGCTGCACGCCATGGGGCGGCACACCTTCATCCTCGACGGCGACAATGTCCGGCACGGCCTCAACCGCGACCTGGGCTTCACCGAGGCCGACCGCGTCGAGAACATCCGCCGCGTCGGCGAGGTGGCCAAGCTGTTCGTCGATGCCGGCCTGATCGTGCTGGTCTCGTTCATCTCGCCATTCCGCGCCGAGCGACGTATGGCGCGCGATCTGGTCGGACCTGGCGAGTTCATCGAGGTCTATGTCGATACCCCGATCGAGGATTGCGAGGCGCGCGACGTGAAGGGCCTCTACGCCAAGGCGCGGGCCGGCAAGCTGAAGAACTTCACCGGCATCGACAGCCCCTACGAGGCGCCGGACAATCCGGAAATCCGGCTCGATACCACGGCCGGCACAGCCGAGGAGATGGCCGACCGGCTGATCGAGAGCCTGCGCGAGCGCGGCCTGATCGCCTGA
- a CDS encoding glycosyltransferase family 2 protein, which translates to MRIAAITNAFNEPEFLPFWVEHHGRQVGFRNLYVVTHGVDPRPRWLDRRVQVINVPLDEFDETRRARFMTQLQHFLLSCYDWVVMSDADELIVADPSRYSGLRDYLRKNPGVPTFNTVGLNVVQNRAAEAPLQPGRPLFRQRAYVQFWAHYCKPAVTSVPIVWSVGFHECNRPRHQTDDLYMIHLRAVDETIARRRNARLNALKMSRNTIDKKHSVQFTFDRDRYLKMLFPSDRGLFERAPAETDFRMEIEHMRRHPKDLKFVGPIARMPVRFADSVRLLEGRIGLVGRINRIAHALRRLRRNQQAGAVRRDPNPA; encoded by the coding sequence ATGCGGATCGCTGCGATCACCAACGCTTTCAACGAGCCGGAGTTTCTGCCCTTCTGGGTCGAACATCACGGTCGCCAGGTCGGCTTCCGCAACCTCTATGTGGTCACGCATGGGGTGGACCCACGGCCGCGCTGGCTCGACCGGCGCGTCCAAGTCATCAACGTGCCGCTGGACGAGTTCGACGAGACCCGGCGCGCCCGCTTCATGACCCAGCTGCAGCATTTCCTGCTCAGCTGCTACGATTGGGTCGTGATGTCGGACGCGGACGAACTGATCGTCGCCGACCCGTCACGCTATTCCGGCCTCAGGGACTATCTGCGCAAGAATCCCGGCGTGCCGACCTTCAACACGGTCGGCTTGAACGTCGTGCAGAACCGTGCGGCCGAAGCGCCGCTTCAGCCGGGCAGACCGCTGTTCCGGCAACGCGCCTATGTCCAGTTCTGGGCGCACTATTGCAAGCCGGCGGTGACCAGCGTGCCGATCGTCTGGTCGGTCGGTTTTCACGAATGCAACCGGCCGCGCCATCAGACCGACGACCTCTACATGATCCATCTGCGGGCGGTCGACGAAACGATCGCCCGCCGTCGCAATGCCCGTCTGAATGCACTCAAGATGAGCCGGAACACGATCGACAAGAAGCACTCGGTCCAGTTCACCTTCGACCGCGACCGTTATCTCAAAATGCTGTTCCCGTCAGATCGCGGCCTGTTCGAGCGCGCCCCCGCAGAGACGGATTTCCGCATGGAGATTGAGCACATGCGCCGCCATCCGAAGGATCTCAAGTTCGTCGGACCGATCGCGCGCATGCCGGTGCGCTTCGCGGATTCGGTCCGCCTGCTCGAAGGCCGCATCGGCCTGGTGGGACGGATCAACCGGATCGCCCACGCCCTGAGGCGCCTCCGCCGCAACCAGCAGGCCGGCGCCGTCCGACGGGACCCGAATCCGGCCTGA
- a CDS encoding methyl-accepting chemotaxis protein translates to MVALTLRAKLFGGFGLAVLALVGVGTVGHMGLTAATDSFSAFRHTADQTLAVHQTSDALNSIGLAVMQYRATGAETAATQVAEAARTIAARDADLQALFKGSEMADRLSVAAGRVQDYRAAFESYRTAHGAFRTLQQEVYEIGDKARENLARVMAAGIRDEDVFALGLAAKGQQELLMARTHAERFATSEAAADMKEAQIRLNEVTRVISNLKIVAKADDVRDLMPEVADQIDALTTKLDAFAEKVAEMRAIRETRLDRLGPQVLKDYEAVVADVVSRQNAIGRAAEAGMAAAKVWTFAVGAAFAALAILIAVLMSRSISGAILAIAGSMNELASGRLGITIFGRGRKDEIGRMAEAVAVFQANALDKQRMEREQEEAKSSAEADKRRLLAQLADSFQQSVGGIVNSVASAAAQMQSTAATLTTAADQTSRQSVAVSSASEEASTNVETVAAAAEELAASVSEIARQVEQSSDMSRRAVGDTESANEKVRRLAAAAQKIGDIVGMITNIAGQTNLLALNATIEAARAGEAGRGFAVVASEVKALAEQTAKATAEISTQIADIQTATGASVEAIRGVGETIATLNRIAGAIAASVEEQSAATAEIARNVQQASHGTATVSGNIAGVGKAARETGTAAAQVLDASSELARQAERLRGEVDGFTNRIRAA, encoded by the coding sequence ATGGTCGCATTGACACTAAGGGCCAAGCTCTTCGGCGGCTTCGGACTGGCGGTGCTGGCGCTCGTCGGCGTCGGCACGGTCGGCCATATGGGATTGACGGCGGCGACCGACTCCTTCAGCGCCTTCCGCCACACGGCCGACCAGACGCTGGCCGTCCATCAGACGTCCGACGCCTTGAACAGCATCGGCTTGGCCGTGATGCAGTATCGCGCAACGGGGGCGGAAACTGCCGCCACACAGGTTGCCGAGGCCGCGCGGACGATCGCCGCCCGGGACGCCGACCTGCAGGCTCTGTTCAAGGGCAGCGAGATGGCCGACCGGCTCTCAGTCGCAGCCGGCCGGGTCCAGGACTATCGCGCCGCCTTCGAAAGCTACCGCACAGCGCATGGCGCCTTCCGCACCCTGCAGCAGGAAGTCTACGAGATCGGCGACAAGGCCCGCGAGAATCTCGCCCGCGTCATGGCGGCCGGCATCCGCGACGAGGATGTGTTCGCGCTCGGCCTGGCGGCGAAAGGCCAGCAGGAACTGCTGATGGCCCGCACTCATGCCGAACGCTTCGCCACATCCGAAGCGGCCGCCGACATGAAGGAAGCGCAGATCCGGCTGAACGAGGTGACGCGTGTCATCAGCAACTTGAAGATCGTCGCCAAGGCGGACGACGTCCGCGACCTGATGCCCGAAGTCGCCGATCAGATCGACGCGCTGACGACGAAACTCGATGCCTTCGCCGAGAAGGTCGCCGAGATGCGCGCCATCCGCGAGACCCGGCTCGACCGCCTCGGCCCCCAGGTGCTGAAAGACTACGAGGCGGTCGTCGCCGATGTCGTCTCCCGCCAGAACGCCATCGGCCGCGCGGCGGAAGCCGGCATGGCGGCGGCCAAGGTCTGGACCTTCGCGGTCGGCGCCGCCTTCGCCGCGCTCGCGATCCTGATCGCGGTTCTGATGAGCCGTTCGATCTCCGGCGCGATCCTGGCGATTGCCGGCTCGATGAACGAGCTCGCTTCGGGTCGTCTGGGCATCACCATCTTCGGACGCGGCCGCAAGGACGAGATCGGGCGGATGGCCGAAGCCGTGGCGGTGTTCCAGGCCAACGCCCTCGACAAGCAGCGCATGGAGCGCGAACAGGAAGAGGCCAAGTCCAGCGCGGAGGCGGACAAGCGGCGCCTCCTGGCGCAACTGGCCGACAGCTTCCAGCAATCGGTCGGCGGCATCGTCAATTCGGTCGCCAGCGCCGCGGCGCAGATGCAGTCGACCGCCGCGACGCTGACCACCGCGGCCGACCAGACCAGCCGCCAGTCAGTCGCCGTGTCGTCGGCTTCCGAAGAGGCCTCGACCAATGTCGAGACGGTGGCCGCCGCCGCCGAGGAACTTGCCGCCTCCGTCAGCGAGATCGCGCGCCAGGTCGAGCAGTCGAGCGACATGTCCCGGCGCGCCGTGGGCGACACCGAGAGCGCTAACGAGAAGGTCCGGCGCCTCGCCGCCGCCGCCCAGAAGATCGGCGACATCGTCGGCATGATCACCAACATTGCCGGCCAGACCAATCTGCTCGCCCTGAACGCGACCATCGAGGCGGCGCGGGCTGGCGAGGCCGGGCGCGGCTTCGCGGTGGTCGCCTCGGAGGTCAAGGCGCTGGCCGAACAGACCGCCAAGGCGACCGCGGAGATTTCGACCCAGATTGCCGATATCCAGACCGCGACGGGCGCCTCGGTCGAGGCGATCCGCGGGGTCGGCGAGACGATCGCGACCCTGAACCGCATCGCCGGCGCCATCGCGGCCTCCGTCGAGGAGCAGAGCGCCGCGACGGCCGAGATCGCCCGCAACGTGCAGCAGGCCTCGCACGGCACGGCGACGGTTTCGGGCAATATCGCCGGCGTCGGCAAGGCGGCCCGGGAAACCGGCACGGCGGCCGCCCAGGTGCTCGACGCCTCGTCCGAACTGGCCCGCCAGGCCGAGCGCCTGCGCGGCGAGGTCGACGGCTTCACCAACCGCATCCGGGCGGCCTGA
- the aroB gene encoding 3-dehydroquinate synthase encodes MTREPARLAAAETVAVELGERGYDILIGPGLIAGAGPELARRFPGARYAIVTDETVAGHHLEPLAASLTDAGLAYSSIVITPGEASKSFEVFGDVVDGVLSARLERGDLLIALGGGVVGDLVGFVAGVVRRGMRFVQVPTTLLAQVDSSVGGKTGINTRHGKNLVGVFHQPSLVLADTGALDTLAPRDFRAGYAEVAKYGLIDDPAFFAWLETHWQEVFAGGAARIQAVATSCRAKAHVVRIDEKETGPRALLNLGHTFGHALEAITGYDGSRLVHGEAVSIGMVLAHDFSVRMNLCSPDDAARARAHLEAIGLPVSPRQVPGGVGTADDLMAAIFQDKKVKRGRLTFILTRGIGQSFIADDVAPDVVRAFLAEQI; translated from the coding sequence ATGACTCGTGAACCCGCCCGCCTCGCCGCTGCCGAGACCGTCGCCGTCGAACTCGGCGAGCGCGGCTACGACATTCTGATCGGACCGGGGCTGATCGCCGGGGCGGGTCCGGAGCTGGCGCGTCGGTTTCCGGGCGCGCGCTACGCCATCGTCACCGACGAGACCGTCGCCGGCCATCACCTGGAGCCGCTGGCGGCGAGCCTGACCGATGCCGGCCTCGCCTATTCGTCGATCGTCATCACGCCCGGCGAGGCCTCGAAGAGCTTCGAAGTGTTCGGCGATGTGGTCGACGGCGTCCTGTCGGCCCGCCTGGAGCGCGGCGATCTCCTGATCGCGCTCGGCGGCGGCGTGGTCGGCGATCTGGTCGGCTTCGTTGCCGGCGTGGTCCGGCGCGGTATGCGCTTCGTGCAGGTGCCGACGACGCTGCTCGCCCAGGTCGACAGCTCGGTCGGCGGCAAGACCGGCATCAACACCCGGCACGGCAAGAACCTGGTCGGCGTCTTCCACCAGCCGAGCCTGGTGCTCGCCGATACCGGTGCGCTCGACACGCTGGCCCCGCGCGACTTCCGCGCCGGCTATGCGGAGGTCGCCAAATACGGCCTGATCGACGATCCGGCCTTCTTCGCCTGGCTCGAGACGCACTGGCAGGAGGTCTTTGCCGGCGGCGCCGCCCGAATCCAGGCCGTCGCCACGAGTTGCCGGGCCAAGGCGCATGTCGTCAGGATCGACGAGAAGGAGACCGGCCCGCGCGCGCTGCTCAATCTCGGCCACACCTTCGGCCATGCGCTGGAGGCCATCACCGGCTATGACGGCAGCCGTCTGGTGCATGGCGAAGCGGTCTCGATCGGGATGGTCCTGGCGCACGACTTCTCGGTGCGTATGAATCTGTGTTCGCCGGACGATGCCGCGCGGGCGCGCGCGCATCTGGAGGCGATCGGCCTGCCGGTCTCGCCGCGCCAGGTTCCCGGCGGCGTCGGCACGGCCGACGACCTGATGGCGGCGATCTTCCAGGACAAGAAGGTCAAGCGCGGCCGGCTGACCTTCATCCTGACCCGCGGCATCGGGCAGAGCTTCATCGCCGACGATGTCGCGCCCGATGTGGTCCGCGCCTTCCTGGCCGAGCAGATCTGA
- a CDS encoding shikimate kinase, whose product MQAEAKRSSDEERARRIVGRLGRRSIVLVGMMGAGKTTVGRRLAQRLGLPFVDADVEIERAAAKTIPEIFAEHGESYFRDGERRVIRRLLGEGPQVLATGGGAWMNADTRASVAEAGLSIWLKADFEVLAGRVRRKANRPLLDTTDPDETLRRLMRDRYPVYALADIAVHSRDVSHDLVAEEIIAAIEARLDAREDPDDS is encoded by the coding sequence ATGCAGGCCGAAGCGAAGCGCAGCAGCGACGAAGAGAGAGCCCGGCGGATCGTCGGGCGGCTCGGGCGGCGTTCGATCGTGCTGGTCGGCATGATGGGCGCCGGCAAGACGACCGTCGGCCGTCGCCTCGCCCAGCGGCTCGGCCTGCCCTTCGTCGATGCCGACGTGGAGATCGAGCGGGCCGCTGCGAAGACCATTCCGGAGATCTTCGCGGAGCATGGCGAGTCCTATTTCCGCGACGGCGAAAGACGCGTCATCCGCCGCCTGCTCGGCGAGGGGCCGCAGGTTCTGGCCACCGGCGGCGGCGCCTGGATGAATGCCGACACCCGTGCCTCGGTCGCCGAGGCCGGTCTGTCGATCTGGCTGAAGGCCGATTTCGAGGTGCTGGCCGGCCGGGTCCGGCGCAAGGCCAACCGCCCCCTGCTCGACACCACCGACCCGGACGAGACGCTGCGCCGCCTGATGCGCGACCGCTACCCGGTCTATGCGCTCGCCGATATCGCCGTGCACTCCCGCGACGTTTCCCACGACCTCGTCGCCGAAGAGATCATCGCCGCGATCGAGGCTCGCCTCGACGCCCGAGAGGACCCTGATGACTCGTGA
- a CDS encoding histidine kinase has protein sequence MPSLIKFLVVLLVLGIVTFAGMYYLANYVEPKPREITIRVPSDRFREQ, from the coding sequence ATGCCCAGCCTCATCAAGTTTCTCGTGGTGCTCCTCGTCCTCGGCATCGTGACCTTTGCCGGGATGTACTATCTCGCCAACTATGTCGAGCCGAAGCCGCGCGAAATCACCATCCGGGTCCCGTCCGACCGCTTCCGGGAACAATAG
- a CDS encoding site-specific tyrosine recombinase XerD translates to MAARGRHHVETFLEMMAVERGAAKNTLDSYRRDLDDFSGFLGARGLGIQAAASDDIRDYLADLAGRGFTASTQRRRLSAIRQFQKFLYAEGVRPTDPTGPVDGPRRGRPLPKTLSRAAVDDLLGAVAADCERPDLSPAARLRALRLQALIEIAYATGLRVSELIGLPASAARGDLPVVVVRGKGGKERMVPIGGRAREAMRRYQEAVRAAGKAGTGRWLFPSWSEEGHVTRQAFARDLKAAAARAGLPPSAISPHVLRHAFASHILENGADLRVLQELLGHADISTTQIYTHVLEERLKQLVATHHPLAG, encoded by the coding sequence GTGGCTGCGCGCGGCCGTCATCACGTCGAGACCTTTCTTGAAATGATGGCGGTGGAGCGCGGTGCCGCGAAGAACACGCTCGACTCCTACCGGCGCGATCTGGACGACTTTTCCGGCTTCCTCGGCGCGCGCGGTCTCGGCATCCAGGCGGCCGCCAGCGACGATATCCGCGACTATCTGGCCGATCTCGCCGGGCGCGGCTTCACGGCTTCGACCCAGCGCCGGCGTTTGTCCGCGATCCGCCAGTTCCAGAAATTCCTCTATGCCGAAGGCGTGCGCCCGACCGATCCGACCGGCCCGGTCGACGGTCCGCGGCGCGGCCGGCCGCTGCCGAAGACCCTGTCGCGGGCCGCCGTCGACGACCTGCTCGGTGCCGTGGCGGCGGATTGCGAGCGGCCCGACCTGTCGCCGGCCGCCCGGCTCCGGGCGCTCCGCCTGCAGGCCCTGATCGAGATCGCCTATGCGACCGGCCTGCGCGTCAGCGAACTGATCGGCCTGCCGGCCTCGGCGGCGCGCGGCGACCTGCCCGTCGTGGTGGTGCGCGGCAAGGGCGGCAAGGAACGCATGGTGCCGATCGGCGGCCGGGCCCGCGAGGCCATGCGCCGCTACCAGGAGGCGGTGCGCGCCGCCGGCAAGGCGGGCACGGGGCGCTGGCTGTTCCCGTCCTGGAGCGAGGAGGGCCATGTCACCCGCCAGGCCTTCGCGCGCGACCTGAAGGCCGCCGCCGCCCGCGCCGGCCTGCCGCCGTCGGCGATCTCCCCGCACGTCCTGCGCCATGCCTTCGCCAGCCACATCCTGGAGAACGGCGCCGACCTGCGCGTCCTGCAGGAACTGCTCGGCCATGCCGACATTTCGACCACGCAGATCTATACCCACGTCCTGGAAGAGCGCCTGAAGCAACTGGTCGCCACCCATCATCCGCTCGCCGGGTGA
- a CDS encoding acetyl-CoA carboxylase carboxyltransferase subunit alpha — MRSYLEFEKPVADLEGQIQELRVLAERGEAVDVTEEIGRLEIKATQALQEIYQKLTPWQKTQIARHPDRPHFVDYVERLIEDFTPLSGDRKFAEDAAILGGFGRFRGQSVAVIGHEKGSDTASRIRHNFGMARPEGYRKAVRLMELADRFDVPVISLVDTAGAYPGIGAEERGQAEAIARSTEACLNIGVPNVALIIGEGGSGGAIAIATANRVLMLEHAIYSVISPEGAASILWRDPARAQDAATNMKITAQDLIRFKVVDGVIPEPLGGAHRAPEAVIDAAGAAIAEAFGAMAGLSREDVRRQRREKFLAIGRVL, encoded by the coding sequence ATGCGCAGCTATCTCGAATTCGAAAAGCCCGTCGCCGATCTCGAAGGGCAGATCCAGGAACTGCGTGTCCTGGCGGAGCGCGGCGAAGCGGTCGACGTGACGGAGGAGATCGGACGGCTCGAGATCAAGGCCACCCAGGCGCTGCAGGAAATCTACCAGAAGCTGACGCCCTGGCAGAAGACGCAGATTGCCCGGCATCCGGACCGCCCGCATTTCGTCGATTACGTGGAGCGCCTGATCGAAGACTTCACGCCGCTCTCCGGCGATCGGAAATTCGCCGAGGATGCGGCGATCCTCGGCGGCTTCGGGCGGTTTCGCGGCCAGTCGGTCGCCGTCATCGGGCACGAGAAGGGATCGGACACGGCGAGCCGCATCCGCCACAATTTCGGCATGGCGCGGCCCGAGGGCTATCGGAAGGCCGTGCGGCTGATGGAACTGGCCGACCGTTTCGATGTGCCGGTGATCAGCCTGGTCGATACGGCCGGCGCCTATCCGGGCATCGGTGCGGAAGAGCGCGGCCAGGCTGAGGCGATCGCGCGCTCGACCGAGGCCTGCCTCAACATCGGCGTGCCCAACGTGGCGCTGATCATCGGCGAGGGCGGCTCGGGCGGCGCCATCGCGATCGCCACGGCCAACCGGGTGCTGATGCTGGAACATGCCATCTACAGCGTGATCTCGCCGGAAGGGGCGGCCTCGATCCTGTGGCGCGACCCGGCGCGCGCCCAGGATGCGGCCACCAACATGAAGATCACCGCGCAGGATCTGATCCGGTTCAAGGTCGTCGATGGGGTCATCCCGGAGCCGCTCGGCGGCGCCCACCGCGCGCCGGAGGCGGTGATCGATGCCGCAGGGGCGGCGATCGCCGAGGCGTTCGGCGCCATGGCCGGTCTGTCGCGGGAGGATGTCCGCCGTCAGCGGCGCGAAAAGTTCCTGGCCATCGGCCGCGTGCTGTGA